The nucleotide window TGCCTCAGATCGATGGAGCTCAGATGATGACTTTTCAGACTTTGGTAGCATTGTGCCAAGTTTAGTCAATGAAGAAGGTTACACCACCGCTGCGGGCTCTATCAGATCTGCGTACCAATTGAAGCACGAGAACCCTGCAAAAAACATGCTACAGCATCCTAATGGTAAGACGATGGTACCCGTAAAGACGCAACACACATTTGTAAGGCCAATGATAATGTACATATCGGATGAAGAGCATGAAGAGCATGAAGAAAACGAAGAGAACGAGGAGCATAAAAATTATAAAGAGACCGAAGAGAACGAAGAGCATTCTAGAATATATGCGACGCAAGATGCGAGTGTAGAAGATCTTTCACAAATGTCAATATCTTCACCACTCGACTCCATTATGGCACTACAAAGTAAAATTGATGCTATAGATATATAAATCAAAGGTCAAAACGCTCAATATCAAGCAGTATACAGTCAATCGAACTTCAGTGTAAATCCTATTTAGTTGATAGTAATTAATACCCTTCTCAAATCACGTGCATGTACTATTAAATTGGGAAGACATTATAAAAAATCGCTTGTTTGACACAACAAGCACAGGTAAAGATAAAGATCCCTTTGAAGGATTCTCACTCTCAAATCTGATACTATATTGTTTCGATGGCACCTACTCAATTAGAGATCAAGGTTAGGGCCCTCCAAAGACTAATCAAAGAGGAATGTTACTACAAGCAAGAGATAAAAGAACAAGAGAAACATGTCgagaacttgaaaaatgacaaaaacGTCGATCCATATGATCTCAAGAAGCAGGAAGAAGTGAGAGATGATACCGTTAAACTTTTACCAACCATGTACaggaaaattgaagagtTCAAGAATAATCTGGAGGAGTTTTTGGAGACATATGAAGGTGGCGATGAGCTAGATGATGCTAAAGCTACCATCGGGGAAGCTGACCAATTGCTGAAAGATAATAGATTATGAGTCGACGAAATCGCAGATAGCTTCGAGGCCATTAGTCGACCGCAGTTTTCGAAACTATTTTTGGCAAGGACGATTATGCGCTTTGATGGTGACAGTTCATAGGCTTTTTTATATAGAAGATAAACCTGTATCATGAACAATAGAGGTTGAGTAGCTGAGAATGCTTGGATAATGAATTCAGCCCACAAATCTCATTAATTCGCTAGCGTTTGTATGTTTTACCTATTTTCAGACCTCGTGTCactcttgaagaaaaaagtgtcGACAGATGGTTACGATGATGAATCCCAAATCCAGAAAACTTCAAGAAAACGGAGCTGGTGCAACGGCAAATAAAGCTCTGCTTCTATGCTTTTTGCAGCTGTAAGGCGCCAAAGGGTTCTTCAGTACCATCCAGTATTGAGATTGCATTTCTCTTCCGGATTCATTGATgttgataaatttcaagagTCATTGAGGCTCAACAAGACACTATCGAAACTAAAAGATGCACATTCAAATGGTGCTATCCAAATTGTTAAAGACATTTATCCAGAGAATTCAAATGAGGTGAATTCAGATAGATCATTGCCGATGTGTAAATTTCTAAAGGATGAAATCTTTGCCAAAACAGAGAATGAGCTAATACAACAATGGAGAAAACCGCTCGTAAAATGGTTTCGACTTGGAGTTTACTGCATGAAATACTACAGGGATGGTATCAAAAATACCTATTTAACCTACAAGGAGACGAGAGAACTGTTGaataaatatgaaagaCAGTCCAAGACTCCTTTAATAACACGAATGTATCAAAATATAGAGTATAATGAGATTAAAAATCGCAATATTAAAGGacaaaacaaaattgaGCCTCTTCCAATAAGCAGAAAAGACTATGTTGAATCTTTCCGAAGGCGTCAAATATGGAAATTGCCAGTATTAATAATAACATTGGTACTATTTGAGGAACTTACTGCTGTGCTATTCTATTTTTTCCCAAAAATTGCTCCCCATAATTGCTTAACACCTGGTGGATTTTTTAAGGTAACACAATCTCTTCGAAAACTTAGCCCAATTGGCGACACATTGAAATATCAGTCACCGTATGGACTATCTAAGAAACCgttgttttttattttgagGAACAGCACTACAATTCAATTACCAAAGTGGAAACTCAAGCtgtatgaaaaattggacAATAGAAAGATTCCTTGCGAAACACTAGCGCGCATTCACcagtatatttttgttgatgattGGTTACTGCTTCAGTACTTTTTACACAAACCTGTGGCAAAGATAAGCTATAAAGAACTTGTTAACTGTATTTGGGAAAGACAGTTATATTATTTGGAGGAGGATTTGAATTATATGGTGAACAACGACGAAGGTAGACGGGTTTTACTCTGGAgacttttcatttattgGTCTTTTAGGTTTGATGGAACTATAACAGTAGGGAGTGGGCAGCTCTTTTCAGAGAAATGGGGGATCAATAATGTTTCTATCCTTAACTTTT belongs to Zygotorulaspora mrakii chromosome 1, complete sequence and includes:
- the PNT1 gene encoding Pnt1p (similar to Saccharomyces cerevisiae PNT1 (YOR266W); ancestral locus Anc_8.715); translation: MLFAAVRRQRVLQYHPVLRLHFSSGFIDVDKFQESLRLNKTLSKLKDAHSNGAIQIVKDIYPENSNEVNSDRSLPMCKFLKDEIFAKTENELIQQWRKPLVKWFRLGVYCMKYYRDGIKNTYLTYKETRELLNKYERQSKTPLITRMYQNIEYNEIKNRNIKGQNKIEPLPISRKDYVESFRRRQIWKLPVLIITLVLFEELTAVLFYFFPKIAPHNCLTPGGFFKVTQSLRKLSPIGDTLKYQSPYGLSKKPLFFILRNSTTIQLPKWKLKLYEKLDNRKIPCETLARIHQYIFVDDWLLLQYFLHKPVAKISYKELVNCIWERQLYYLEEDLNYMVNNDEGRRVLLWRLFIYWSFRFDGTITVGSGQLFSEKWGINNVSILNFSGMKDNMLVTRNDLNNLDGVDVCK
- the RBL2 gene encoding Rbl2p (similar to Saccharomyces cerevisiae RBL2 (YOR265W); ancestral locus Anc_8.714), producing MAPTQLEIKVRALQRLIKEECYYKQEIKEQEKHVENLKNDKNVDPYDLKKQEEVRDDTVKLLPTMYRKIEEFKNNLEEFLETYEGGDELDDAKATIGEADQLLKDNRL